The Argopecten irradians isolate NY chromosome 16, Ai_NY, whole genome shotgun sequence genome window below encodes:
- the LOC138310472 gene encoding uncharacterized protein codes for MTVSVTPPLGFLFVFVPMVCQEIIVKLLMSASRNRVSLKKSAPLAPIVMNAPKHTLGIATKKYAKLVVAGEVEIVKYVRNRNVDTIGLSVGKRIVLSLPAFSNLIWFTSDIPRVPASLCYLYYSLIL; via the exons ATGACGGTGTCTGTGACGCCTCCTCTGGGATTCCTGTTTGTATTTGTCCCGATGGTGTGTCAGGAGATCATTGTGAAACTGTTG ATGTCTGCTTCGAGAAATCGTGTCAGTCTCAAAAAGAGTGCACCCCTTGCCCCGATTGTGATGAATGCGCCAAAACACACTTTAGGAATAGCaacaaaaaaatatgcaaag ctTGTTGTCGCGGGCGAAGTggaaattgtaaaatatgtaagaaaCAGAAATGTCGATACTATAGGCCTAAGTGTAGGAAAGCGGATTGTCTTAAGTTTGCCTGCATTTAGTAATCTGATCTGGTTCACCAGTGATATCCCCCGCGTCCCAGCCAGTCTATGTTATCTTTATTATTCTCTTATACTATAA